The Planctomycetota bacterium genome contains a region encoding:
- a CDS encoding alpha-L-fucosidase, whose protein sequence is MEAHDLWRGMWTLLCWAALAGGGALGGEMPPPAEPIPAKIEIAEGPFQPTMESLTKYQCPEWFRDAKFGIWAHWGPQAVPMAGDWYAKHMYVQGHRQYEHHLQNYGHPSEHGYTEIIGLWKAEKWDPDRLMALYKRAGARYFVSMACHHDNFDLWRSRYHRWNAVNLGPKRDVVGDWQKAAAKLGLRFGVSEHMGASFTWWQPSHGADKTGPKAGVPYDGADPKLADLYHPAAAPGDTGWYSKNPDWQREWFARVRDLVDSYRPDLLYTDGGVPFGNEVGLSLIAHFYNADLKHRGGRLEAVYTCKQRSEGRWVEDLERGVMPKINPHPWQTDTSIGDWYYNKNWKFRPTSWVVHMLVDIVSKNGNLLLNVVQRPDGSLDPEAEQSLEQIAAWIAINGEAIYGTRPWLVYGEGAVKAKGGHFGEDFAYSAKDIRFTTKGETLYAIALGWPADRQLAIRSLARPEGENANAITSISLLGSNAQLPWKQTPEALVVTLPAEKPCDFAVTLKIAGGNLKAIEIPVVIEPVRPDAQGNFALLAEAAELHGDQIKTEAQGGQPNIGFWDRSDEWASWKVKLDKPGTFRVRASVATIHADAEFVLEAAGQQLVGKPPRTGNWAEFRDSDLGQLELKQPGDCTISVKARDAKSWKAINLRSVSLVRAQ, encoded by the coding sequence ATGGAAGCGCATGACCTCTGGCGTGGAATGTGGACGCTGCTGTGTTGGGCCGCCCTGGCGGGCGGCGGAGCGCTGGGCGGGGAGATGCCGCCGCCGGCCGAGCCGATCCCCGCGAAGATCGAGATCGCCGAAGGCCCCTTCCAGCCGACGATGGAGTCGCTGACGAAGTACCAGTGCCCCGAGTGGTTCCGCGACGCCAAGTTCGGCATCTGGGCCCACTGGGGGCCGCAGGCCGTGCCGATGGCCGGCGACTGGTATGCCAAGCACATGTACGTGCAGGGCCACCGCCAGTACGAGCACCACCTTCAGAACTACGGCCACCCCTCCGAGCACGGCTACACGGAGATCATCGGGCTGTGGAAGGCGGAGAAGTGGGACCCCGACCGCCTGATGGCGCTCTACAAGCGGGCCGGCGCGCGCTACTTCGTCAGCATGGCCTGCCACCACGACAACTTCGACCTGTGGAGGTCCCGATACCACCGGTGGAACGCCGTCAACCTGGGGCCGAAGCGCGACGTGGTGGGCGACTGGCAGAAGGCGGCCGCCAAGCTGGGCCTTCGCTTCGGCGTCTCTGAGCACATGGGCGCCAGCTTCACCTGGTGGCAGCCCAGCCACGGCGCCGACAAGACCGGCCCGAAGGCCGGGGTGCCCTACGACGGCGCCGACCCCAAGCTCGCCGACCTCTATCATCCCGCCGCCGCGCCCGGCGACACGGGCTGGTACAGCAAGAACCCCGACTGGCAGCGCGAGTGGTTCGCGCGCGTGCGGGACCTTGTGGACAGCTACCGGCCCGACCTGCTCTACACGGACGGCGGCGTGCCCTTCGGCAACGAGGTGGGCCTGAGCCTGATCGCCCACTTCTACAATGCCGACCTGAAGCACCGCGGCGGCCGCCTCGAGGCGGTCTACACCTGCAAGCAGCGCTCCGAGGGCAGATGGGTCGAGGACCTCGAACGCGGCGTCATGCCCAAGATCAACCCCCACCCCTGGCAGACCGACACCTCGATCGGCGACTGGTACTACAACAAGAACTGGAAGTTCCGCCCCACGAGCTGGGTCGTCCACATGCTCGTGGACATCGTGAGCAAGAACGGCAACCTCCTGCTCAACGTCGTCCAGCGGCCCGATGGGTCGCTGGACCCCGAGGCCGAGCAGTCGCTCGAGCAGATCGCCGCCTGGATCGCCATCAACGGCGAGGCCATCTACGGCACGCGGCCCTGGCTCGTCTACGGCGAGGGCGCCGTGAAGGCCAAGGGCGGCCACTTCGGCGAGGACTTCGCCTACTCTGCGAAGGACATCCGCTTCACGACCAAGGGCGAGACGCTCTACGCCATCGCCCTCGGCTGGCCAGCCGACCGGCAGCTCGCCATCCGCTCGCTCGCCCGGCCCGAGGGCGAGAACGCCAACGCCATCACCAGCATCAGCCTTCTCGGCTCCAACGCCCAGTTGCCGTGGAAGCAAACGCCCGAAGCGCTCGTGGTGACGCTGCCCGCCGAGAAGCCGTGCGACTTCGCCGTCACCCTCAAGATCGCCGGCGGCAACCTCAAGGCAATCGAGATCCCCGTGGTCATCGAGCCGGTCCGCCCCGACGCCCAGGGCAACTTCGCCCTCCTGGCCGAGGCCGCCGAACTGCACGGCGACCAGATCAAGACCGAGGCGCAGGGCGGCCAGCCCAACATCGGCTTCTGGGACAGGTCCGACGAGTGGGCCTCCTGGAAGGTGAAGCTCGACAAGCCCGGCACGTTCCGCGTTCGAGCCTCCGTCGCCACGATCCACGCCGACGCCGAGTTCGTCCTCGAGGCCGCCGGCCAACAGCTCGTCGGCAAGCCCCCACGCACGGGGAACTGGGCCGAGTTCCGCGACTCCGACCTCGGCCAGCTCGAGCTCAAGCAGCCGGGTGACTGCACGATCAGCGTCAAGGCCCGCGACGCGAAGTCCTGGAAGGCCATCAACCTGCGCTCCGTCTCTCTCGTGCGCGCGCAGTAA